One stretch of Armigeres subalbatus isolate Guangzhou_Male chromosome 2, GZ_Asu_2, whole genome shotgun sequence DNA includes these proteins:
- the LOC134209433 gene encoding uncharacterized protein K02A2.6-like, whose product MHTAREISFNRTAPEISLQVQITKSKLLAVIKSEVESSEFVPLKQNAGERIRDKSKWPLEPFNDCVNTQDLRREWEEWHRAFELLLELRDVEEQHDKLILLLTVGGRGLQRFYYNLGPAPEEIYPEPVQVPYRPQEVPEYDNAIKRLSKFFVGKRNDRIELEVFRSLKQGSDETFNNFLLRLRSQAARCEFKDREEKELLQQVTMGASDERVRDKGLENVMDLDEITNYAVNREILCKQKEKSKPFSGESTAGSVAAVKQEWSESSRFKRGERFSKFGFNREKRQERGQLGCGRCGAYRHPSNSLNCPALKARCNQCGRIGHFARKCRESQQGSSKQSNNWRRVAKEANSLQEDGSWVEELPHKPKSEDINKSGKNPNADGVITCLIDNYPVEFLVDSGSSINTISMDIWTKLKAARPKLSKKKFSNDRRFTAYASQDALKVLVVFEAWISVNPAKPESYAEFFVIDRASRCLLSKRTAEDLKVLKVGLDVQNIATNWEPFPKFPGVQVKLSIDRSIEMLRVDIIEGVPEWISPMVVVPKGTDDVRLCINMKYPNQAIQREHFPLPVIETLLNKLKGCKFFSRLDITAAYHHVELHPDSRGITTFMTSRGLMRFKRLMFGINCAPEIFQRIMTQMLAGIEGVIVYIDDVIISGRTLEEHNARLAEVEAVLEQNHATLNKTKCIYGVKEMEVFGFKFSATGISPATENTSAIRNFRIPESKEEICRRKQSHCVNLFGDPLNLSDENN is encoded by the exons ATGCACACAGCCAGAGAGATCAGTTTCAATCGAACAGCGCCTGAGATAAGTTTGCAAGTGCAAATCACCAAATCAAAGTTGTTAGCCGTGATCAAAAGTGAAGTTGAATCTTCTGAATTTGTGCCATTGAAGCAAAATGCAG GTGAGCGCATCAGAGACAAATCAAAATGGCCGCTAGAGCCATTCAATGACTGTGTCAACACGCAAGACTTGCGCAGAGAGTGGGAAGAGTGGCATCGGGCGTTTGAGCTACTTTTGGAACTGCGAGATGTGGAAGAGCAGCATGATAAGCTGATACTGCTGCTCACAGTTGGCGGCCGGGGACTGCAACGTTTCTATTATAATCTTGGTCCAGCTCCGGAGGAAATTTACCCAGAACCAGTTCAAGTGCCTTACCGCCCCCAAGAAGTTCCAGAATATGATAATGCAATTAAGCGGTTGAGCAAGTTTTTCGTCGGGAAACGAAACGACCGCATTGAGCTGGAAGTATTCCGCTCTCTCAAGCAAGGAAGTGATGAAACGTTTAACAATTTCCTCCTGCGTCTTCGATCGCAAGCTGCTCGGTGCGAGTTCAAAGACAGAGAAGAGAAGGAGCTCCTCCAGCAAGTCACAATGGGAGCAAGTGACGAACGTGTTCGAGACAAAGGTCTAGAGAACGTGATGGACCTCGACGAGATAACGAACTATGCCGTCAATCGCGAGATCCTTTGCAAACAGAAGGAAAAATCCAAGCCATTCAGTGGTGAATCAACCGCAGGCTCAGTGGCGGCAGTAAAGCAAGAGTGGAGCGAAAGTTCGCGATTTAAGAGAGGTGAGAGATTTTCGAAATTTGGATTCAACAGAGAAAAACGGCAAGAACGAGGACAGCTTGGATGCGGCCGATGTGGAGCATACCGACACCCTTCAAACTCACTAAACTGCCCGGCATTGAAAGCGCGGTGCAACCAGTGTGGGCGCATCGGTCATTTTGCAAGAAAATGCCGTGAATCACAACAAGGTAGTTCGAAGCAATCCAACAATTGGAGGCGAGTTGCTAAAGAAGCAAACTCGTTACAGGAAGATGGTAGCTGGGTCGAAGAACTTCCCCACAAACCGAAGTCAGAGGACATTAATAAG AGCGGTAAAAATCCCAATGCTGATGGCGTCATCACATGTTTGATCGACAATTACCCAGTTGAATTTCTGGTAGATTCTGGTTCTTCCATCAATACAATAAGCATGGATATTTGGACCAAACTAAAAGCTGCCAGACCAAAGCTTTCCAAGAAGAAATTTTCCAACGATCGTCGGTTTACAGCATATGCTAGCCAAGATGCACTGAAGGTATTAGTAGTATTTGAGGCGTGGATTTCAGTCAACCCAGCAAAACCAGAGAGCTATGCTGAATTTTTCGTAATTGATCGGGCGAGCAGGTGCTTGTTGAGCAAACGAACAGCAGAAGACCTTAAAGTCTTGAAGGTCGGTCTAGATGTTCAGAATATAGCGACCAACTGGGAACCATTTCCAAAATTCCCAGGCGTGCAG GTCAAGCTATCGATTGACCGATCGATTGAGATGCTACGAGTAGATATAATTGAGGGTGTTCCGGAATGGATATCTCCCATGGTCGTTGTTCCCAAGGGAACTGATGACGTGCGATTATGCATCAATATGAAGTATCCAAACCAAGCTATCCAACGTGAGCACTTTCCTCTACCTGTAATTGAAACGCTGCTGAACAAATTGAAGGGGTGCAAATTCTTTTCGCGATTGGATATTACTGCAGCCTATCACCATGTAGAACTTCATCCCGATTCTCGCGGCATAACCACTTTCATGACTAGCCGAGGTTTGATGCGCTTCAAAAGGCTGATGTTCGGGATTAATTGCGCTCCCGAAATATTTCAGCGCATTATGACTCAGATGCTAGCTGGAATTGAAGGGGTCATTGTGTACATCGACGATGTAATTATTTCAGGCCGAACACTTGAGGAGCACAACGCTCGGTTAGCTGAAGTTGAAGCAGTTCTTGAACAAAACCATGCGACGTTAAATAAGACCAAGTGTATATATGGGGTGAAGGAAATGGAGGTTTTTGGATTCAAATTCAGCGCAACTGGAATAAGTCCAGCAACGGAGAACACTTCTGCAATTAGGAACTTTCGAATTCCGGAATCAAAAGAGGAG ATTTGTCGACGAAAACAGAGCCATTGCGTAAATTTGTTCGGGGATCCGTTGAATCTTTCGGACGAGAACAACTGA